A section of the Streptomyces sp. CG1 genome encodes:
- a CDS encoding Leu/Phe/Val dehydrogenase → MTDVTGAPADVLHTLFHSDQGGHEQVVLCQDRASGLKAVIAIHSTALGPALGGTRFYPYATEAEAVADALNLARGMSYKNAMAGLDHGGGKAVIIGDPERDKTEELLLAYGRMVASLGGRYVTACDVGTYVADMDVVARECRWTTGRSPENGGAGDSSVLTAFGVYQGMRASAQHLWGDPSLRGRKVGIAGVGKVGHHLVKHLRDEGAEVVVTDVRTDAVQRILEQYPAGVTAVADTEALIRVEGLDIYAPCALGGALNDDSVPVLTAKVVCGAANNQLAHPGVEKDLADRGILYAPDYVVNAGGVIQVADELHGFDFDRCRAKAAKIFDTTLAIFARAKEDGIPPAAAADRIAEQRMAEARAGRTAH, encoded by the coding sequence GTGACCGACGTAACCGGCGCACCTGCTGATGTCCTGCACACCCTGTTCCACTCGGACCAGGGAGGACACGAGCAGGTCGTGCTCTGCCAGGATCGCGCCAGCGGCCTCAAGGCCGTGATCGCCATCCACTCCACCGCCCTGGGCCCGGCCCTCGGCGGCACGCGCTTCTACCCGTACGCCACCGAGGCCGAGGCCGTCGCCGACGCCCTCAACCTCGCGCGCGGGATGTCGTACAAGAACGCCATGGCCGGCCTGGACCACGGCGGTGGCAAAGCCGTGATCATCGGCGACCCGGAGCGCGACAAGACCGAGGAACTGCTGCTCGCCTACGGCCGGATGGTCGCCTCGCTCGGCGGGCGCTACGTCACCGCGTGCGACGTCGGCACCTACGTCGCCGACATGGACGTCGTGGCCCGCGAGTGCCGCTGGACCACCGGCCGCTCCCCCGAGAACGGCGGCGCCGGCGACTCCTCCGTGCTCACCGCGTTCGGCGTCTACCAGGGCATGCGCGCCTCCGCCCAGCACCTGTGGGGCGACCCCTCGCTGCGCGGCCGCAAGGTCGGCATCGCGGGCGTCGGCAAGGTCGGCCACCACCTGGTGAAGCACCTGCGCGACGAGGGCGCCGAGGTCGTCGTCACGGACGTGCGCACGGACGCTGTCCAGCGGATCCTCGAGCAGTACCCAGCGGGCGTGACGGCGGTCGCCGACACCGAGGCCCTGATCCGGGTGGAGGGGCTGGACATCTACGCCCCCTGCGCACTCGGCGGCGCGCTGAACGACGACTCCGTCCCGGTGCTCACCGCCAAGGTGGTGTGCGGCGCGGCCAACAACCAGCTCGCGCACCCGGGTGTGGAGAAGGACCTCGCCGACCGCGGCATCCTGTACGCGCCGGACTATGTGGTGAACGCCGGCGGAGTCATCCAGGTGGCCGACGAACTGCACGGGTTCGACTTCGACCGGTGCAGGGCGAAGGCGGCGAAGATCTTCGACACCACGCTGGCCATATTCGCACGTGCGAAGGAAGACGGGATTCCGCCGGCCGCCGCGGCCGACCGGATCGCCGAGCAGCGCATGGCCGAGGCCCGCGCGGGACGCACCGCACACTGA
- a CDS encoding DUF6274 family protein: MAASARHETRALLRAHLSAASSYRHLTRHCPICHHLQRLAMDAGSRVRETGEEDVEDESPRSA; this comes from the coding sequence ATGGCGGCATCGGCCAGGCATGAGACGCGAGCGCTGCTCCGGGCCCATCTGTCGGCCGCCTCGTCCTACCGGCATCTGACCCGCCACTGCCCGATCTGTCATCACCTGCAGCGGCTGGCGATGGACGCCGGCTCACGGGTCCGGGAGACGGGCGAGGAGGACGTGGAGGACGAAAGTCCCCGCAGCGCGTGA
- the bldC gene encoding developmental transcriptional regulator BldC, translating to MTARTPDAEPLLTPAEVATMFRVDPKTVTRWAKAGKLTSIRTLGGHRRYREAEVRALLAGIPQQRSEA from the coding sequence ATGACCGCTCGCACCCCTGATGCCGAGCCGCTGCTGACCCCGGCTGAGGTCGCCACCATGTTCCGTGTCGACCCCAAGACGGTCACGCGGTGGGCGAAGGCCGGCAAGCTCACTTCCATCCGCACGCTCGGCGGGCACCGCCGCTACCGCGAGGCCGAGGTCCGCGCTCTGCTCGCGGGCATCCCGCAGCAGCGCAGCGAGGCCTGA